The following proteins are co-located in the Oryzias melastigma strain HK-1 linkage group LG8, ASM292280v2, whole genome shotgun sequence genome:
- the rfx1a gene encoding MHC class II regulatory factor RFX1a isoform X5: MAQKASNTKEEQKFFQVTEEPYSLGRTESPLLCHVQQQLTSVPVQHVYTNQVQYVEGGDANYTASTIRSSNFPYTETPLYTQTTAAQYYDGQPTSGSQASTPGTSLTVSVTAGTTGGVSMFVAQPTSATAGGATVVTAGGTANGAEDGTGTNGSAAGSYVIQGGYMLGSSSGAGAAGNSQSFSHTARASPATVSITEGEETSVPSADKKVQWLLDNYETAEGVSLPRSTLYCHYLLHCQEQKLEPVNAASFGKLIRSVFMGLRTRRLGTRGNSKYHYYGLRIKAGSSLLRLMEDQQHLAMRQQPFSQKQRLKPVHKVEGMTNGTAAGAGQQQQQQQGSGHVDISTQVQQYQQFLDASRALPEFPDIDLQGKSLPEGIELEHIKSFQLLYREHCEAILDVMINLQFTLVETLWKTFWRFSQSQAGDATIAVHDESEKRLPKSCLVLLCKYEPVLRWSRDCDNSLYQSLVEILIPDVLRPIPSALTQAIRNFAKSLESWLTNAMMNIPEEMVRIKVTSANAFAQTLRRYTSLNHLAQAARAVLQNTAQINQMLSDLNRVDFANVQEQASWVCRCEDRVVQRLEQDFKLTLQQQNSLEQWAVWLDGVVSQVLKPYQHSPAFPKAAKLFLLKWSFYSSMVIRDLTLRSAASFGSFHLIRLLYDEYMYYLIEHRVAQAKGETPIAVMGEFASLGRGLNQLDPDKEEEEDEEEESEEEGQELSLPSDGTGLGEESLEPPAKLARTDQGVLFTTGSTEN; the protein is encoded by the exons ATGGCACAAAAAGCCAGTAATACAAAAGAAGAACAGAAGTTTTTTCAAGTGACAGAAGAGCCTTACAGTTTAGGCAGGACAGAGTCACCTCTCCTTTGTCAT gtccagcagcagctcacaTCAGTGCCGGTGCAACATGTTTACACCAATCAAGTGCAGTATGTTGAAGGAGGAGACGCCAACTACACAGCCAGCACAAT tcgTTCCAGTAACTTTCCGTACACTGAAACCCCGCTGTACACGCAGACCACAGCTGCCCAGTACTACGACGGTCAGCCGACCTCCGGCTCGCAGGCCTCCACCCCTGGTACATCTCTAACCGTCTCTGTAACAGCTGGCACCACCGGGGGCGTGTCCATGTTTGTGGCACAGCCCACCAGTGCAACAGCGGGAGGGGCCACTGTAGTGACAGCAGGGGGTACCGCCAACGGAGCGGAGGATGGAACCGGCACGAACGGTAGCGCAGCAGGCAGCTACGTAATCCAAGGGGGTTACATGCTGGGCAGCAGCAGTGGCGCAGGGGCAGCTGGCAACAGCCAGAGCTTCTCTCACACCGCCCGCGCCTCCCCAGCCACTGTGAGTATTACAGAAGGCGAGGAGACTAGCGTGCCGTCGGCAGACAAGAAG GTACAGTGGTTGCTGGACAACTATGAGACAGCTGAAGGAGTTAGTCTGCCGCGCTCCACCCTTTACTGCCACTACCTGCTGCACTGTCAGGAGCAGAAACTTGAGCCCGTTAATGCTGCTTCTTTTGGGAAGCTTATTCGGTCTGTGTTCATGGGGCTGCGCACACGTCGCCTGGGAACTCG agGTAATTCTAAATACCACTACTATGGACTGAGAATCAAGGCAGGCTCCTCTCTACTCCGTCTGATGGAGGATCAGCAACATTTGGCCATGAGGCAACAACCATTTTCACAGAAACAAAG GTTGAAGCCTGTGCATAAAGTTGAAGGAATGACCAACGGCACAGCGGCAGGAGCGggtcagcagcagcaacagcagcagggCTCGGGCCACGTGGACATCAGCACACAGGTCCAGCAGTACCAACAATTCTTAG ATGCATCCAGAGCTCTTCCAGAGTTCCCAGATATTGACCTCCAGGGCAAGTCGCTGCCAGAGGGAATCGAACTGGAGCACATAAAGAGCTTTCAACTGCTTTACAGAGAACACTGTGAG GCCATTCTGGATGTCATGATCAACCTGCAGTTCACGTTGGTGGAGACTCTGTGGAAGACCTTCTGGAGGTTCAGCCAAAGTCAGGCTGGAGATGCTACAATTGCTGT CCATGATGAGTCTGAGAAGCGTCTCCCCAAATCCTGCTTGGTGTTGCTGTGCAAATATGAGCCAGTGCTACGATGGAGCCGTGACTGTGACAACAGCCTGTACCAGAGCCTGGTGGAGATCCTCATCCCTGATGTCCTCCGACCCATCCCCA GTGCCTTAACTCAAGCCATCCGTAACTTTGCCAAGAGCCTGGAGAGCTGGCTGACAAATGCCATGATGAACATCCCAGAGGAGATGGTTCGCATCAAG GTTACATCCGCTAATGCGTTTGCCCAGACTCTGCGCCGGTACACCAGTCTCAACCACCTTGCTCAGGCAGCCCGCGCTGTGCTGCAGAACACAGCTCAGATCAACCAAATGCTATCTGATCTGAACCGGGTCGACTTTGCAAACGTCCAG GAGCAGGCTTCATGGGTGTGCCGCTGTGAGGACCGTGTTGTTCAGCGTCTGGAGCAGGACTTCAAGCTGACCCTCCAGCAGCAGAACTCCTTAGAGCAGTGGGCTGTGTGGCTCGACGGCGTGGTCTCTCAAGTCCTGAAGCCCTACCAGCACAGCCCTGCCTTCCCCAAAGCTGCAAAGCTATTTCTCCTCAAGTGGTCTTTTTACAG TTCCATGGTGATCAGAGATTTAACCCTGCGCAGTGCAGCCAGCTTCGGATCCTTTCACCTGATCCGCCTGCTGTACGACGAGTACATGTACTACCTTATAGAGCACCGGGTGGCTCAAGCGAAGGGAGAAACGCCCATCGCCGTTATGGGCGAG TTTGCCAGTTTGGGTCGAGGTCTGAACCAGCTGGATCCCGACAAAG aggaggaagaggacgaggaagaggagagtGAGGAAGAGGGTCAGGAGCTGTCCCTTCCGTCTGACGGGACCGGgctgggggaggagtcactggAGCCGCCCGCCAAGCTGGCCAGAACTGATCAGGGGGTCCTCTTCACGACCGGGTCGACCGAAAACTAA